A genomic stretch from Solanum stenotomum isolate F172 chromosome 8, ASM1918654v1, whole genome shotgun sequence includes:
- the LOC125875182 gene encoding abscisic acid receptor PYL4-like, with protein MPSSLQLHRINPNTATLAVNNFHKQPQLSQATTWFSPVSISVPDNVLHYHTHVVGPNQCCSAVLQSISAPIDTVWSLVRRFDNPQAYKHFLKSCHVIVGDGDVGTLREVRVVSGLPAGSSTERLEILDDEKHVLSFSVVGGDHRLNNYRSVTTLHRAAEEGSTVVVESYEVDVPQGNTKEETCVFVDTIVRCNLQSLAQIAQNKAKTSKNHDEDPQLKIHRFRGL; from the exons atGCCTTCTTCCCTTCAACTGCATCGAATTAATCCGAACACCGCCACACTAGCGGTTAACAACTTCCACAAACAACCGCAATTATCTCAGGCTACAACATGGTTCAGTCCGGTTTCCATTTCTGTCCCTGACAACGTATTGCATTACCACACCCACGTTGTGGGTCCCAACCAGTGCTGCTCCGCGGTACTGCAGTCTATTTCCGCCCCAATCGACACTGTCTGGTCCCTCGTCCGCCGATTCGATAACCCACAAGCATACAAACACTTTCTCAAGAGCTGCCACGTCATCGTCGGTGACGGTGACGTCGGTACACTTAGGGAAGTTCGGGTTGTATCCGGACTTCCGGCGGGTTCCAGTACGGAGAGGCTGGAGATTTTGGATGACGAGAAACACGTGTTGAGTTTTAGCGTTGTGGGAGGAGATCATCGGCTAAATAATTACCGATCGGTGACGACGCTGCACCGGGCGGCGGAAGAAGGATCGACGGTGGTGGTAGAATCGTATGAAGTAGATGTTCCACAAGGGAATACCAAGGAAGAAACGTGTGTATTTGTGGATACAATTGTACGGTGCAATTTGCAGTCGCTGGCGCAAATCGCACAGAACAAGGCTAAAACGTCAAAGA ATCATGATGAAGACCCACAACTGAAAATTCATAGATTTCGTGGACTGTAA